Sequence from the Bubalus kerabau isolate K-KA32 ecotype Philippines breed swamp buffalo chromosome 17, PCC_UOA_SB_1v2, whole genome shotgun sequence genome:
TGATGAAGGTGACAAACTACTGTTGACTACCTTGTAACTTCATTACATTCAGAAATTATCCCATCAGTTTGAAATATCTGCAGTTTATCCTGCACATTTAATCCAAGCCTATTTACAAAGGGCTTGATTTCCACATCCTTTCTTCACTGTTGACCTCTGCCATCAGTGAGATTTCCATCATGAGTTATAGGCATTCCTTTGTTATTTCTTCCACCACTTCTCCAATGACACTCAAAGTTATACATGTCCGCCTGGATTTCCCTGAGGTAAAAATGTTTGATTTCATGACTTTTAGGTCTTCCCAAGATCGCTGTTTGGAATACTTCTCCTGTATCACTCTCTGCTTTGGGTTATAATTGGTTGACCACTTGTATCAGGTAGATATCTACAAGACATAAAGAATCCATTCACTAAAATTAATCAATAAGTGTCTCAGTGTCTATTACACCAAAAGTAATACTTATATCACAGTTATAAACTTTTTCGCAACtatgtaatatttttcattttcagaaaattttgaaaCTTTCCAAATATGATcttaaaattcttagaaagacTAGAGCAATAAACTTTACTAAAAATAAGAGTTGTAAAAGATAATTCAAATTGATTTTAGGGACGAATACTTGCAAACAGCCTATGACAAAAACACGTATACTAGAAAATCATGTCAGCTCACcaaaaaaaatgcaatttttccACCATGACTTCAAAGCATGTACCAATTAACAGTAAACATGCTGCAGTCTCATAATTGAGGAGAAAAATGTATTCTACTACAGATATATTCTGCATACTTACTGTACACAAAAAATGCTAATGAACACACAATATATTGTAATGCTACAAAATCCAAAATGAGTTTATCTAATAATATGTTGTTATTtagaattataatatatataccatagagaaaaaaattcaatagtACAGTTTTTATGAAACAAAATATCTTTCTATGTCCTACAAAATGACATACCCATAATAGACATTTTGCAAcattaataagtaaaaaaaaagtatagaaataATTAAAGACTTCAAAGAAATTACAAGATACAACATTGGCATGTGAACCCAACTAAGTTTCTTaacattaaaaatgaacaatCAAAGTAATTCAACtgacaagaaaattaaaaaagaatacttaaTCCTAACATTATACAAGAAGGGAAGAATTTTTATACTGCAAACTAAAGACTTCTGAAAAATATtagagaagaatcaaataaatGTCAATACCCCAGGCTTCATGGATGTAAAGTTGATATTGTCAAGATGTCAATACTAGTCAAAGTTAACAAAAGATTCAAAACGATCCTTAGTGAAATCCAAACTCTGCTTTTCTTAAGAAGATGAATCAATCCTACAATTCCTGTGGAATCACAGAAGACAATGAATAGCAAAAACAAACTGGAAAGCAAAGTCAGACATCTCATGTCTCTTTATTTCAAAACTGATTCCAAAACTACACTAATCAAAGCAGTACGGTACTGATATAAAGGCAGACACCTGGGGAACacaatagattcagaaaaatatttttgtctgtAAGGTCAAAAGATGTTCCACAATAGTGTCCAGACCAAGTAATGGGGGAAGGGCAATCTACGAATCAAAAGGTGTTgtgaaaactggatattcacatatAGAATTTAGCTGGAACATTATTATACactataaacaaaaattaactcaaaatgcttCAAAGACCTAAAACTCAGTCCCTAGTGTATAAGGCTCCTATAAGTAAATGAACAGAAAATGATTCTTGACAGCGGATTCACCAATGATTTATCAGATACAACAGCAAAAGCTCATGCcaccaaaataaaaagagataaattgCACACAtcctaattataaaaaaaaaatgtacactaTAATACAAAGAGTTTGCCAGTCATATATTCTATAATAGTTTAACAtcaagaatacataaagaactctaaaAAGTACTGATCACCAATTCCACCATAGGGGTGAGGGAGCTTTCTCAACCAACCATCCCACATAttgcaaataaaatacaaagagtaacataaaatagaaactttataaatttcatttataatacataaaatattaaaaaaggaaagtagcaatgccttgaaaaaaaagaaaaacaaatgatggTTCATCACTGAAATTATCACTCCACTATGTAAGCTCTGTCATTATGTTACTACAAAATTAAGTGTGGAGGCAGAATGATCAATAACACAAAGGTGACAAGCATGCAGCATCAGCAACAGTTTAGTCAACAGCCTCACAAATATGAGGGTGTGAACCTGGACAATACCCTTGTCAGGAGAAGTTCCTACACCTCTTGGTGAGGCTCAGAGGGCATGGTGATAGTACACGTGAACAACACTATCACAGTGCCCTTCACGCAGGCTTTTCTGACATCACTCAAAGCCAGAAAAAGATGTACAGGTCAAGGTCTTCAGATGCTTTCTCATATCACAGAACACGCGGACCACTATACTAAGTAGCTTCAAGATGTAATTCTGTATGCAGCAGGAAAATATTACAACCAAGAAAGGAAAGTattctcctttaaaatttttctcttaccCAGTAAATCCACACCACAGAGAGTCCATGAGGAGCTGCTCCTTAAACACAGGTGGATTACCACAGCAAAGAAACTGGACATGACTTCAGACCCTAGAACCACATACTTGAAAgtcaaattttaaaggaaaaattatacaaactaaggagaaagggggcttccctggtggctcagaggttaaagcatctgcctgcaatgtgggagacctgggttcgatccctgggtcaggaagatcccctggagaaggaaatggcaaccccctccagtattcttgcctggagaatcccatggacggaggagcctgatgggctacagtccacgggttgcaaagagtcagacacgactgagcgacaagaagaagaaggagaaaggaaagtcgGGAAGAGTCTACACTCCCAGACTAGACAGAGGAGTACAAGAGCGGAAAACTACAAGATGTGGGGGTCTCATGTCATAAGACCTTGAGATGGGACTATTTGGTCCACCCAGAGATGCCAAGCTAAAACCCTGAAAGATTCCCACATTTTCCCTTTGTTGGACTGCTGTCCTTACAGTTTTCCTAAGTAACAGTCACAGAAGATCCAATCCACCAGGCTATTCCACACACCCTAACGTGTACGGCAGCAAAAGGAGAACAGCAGAAATGGCTGAGGGATCTCAAGAAGCAGACAGGGACTGAGACAGTTCCATACAGGTTCTGAGGTGCCAGATAAAATTAAACAGCAGCCAGTATTTTCCCATTTTCCGATTCTATCTTCCAAATATGACAACTGTGATGAAAGTAgttgtcttcttttctttcttcttcttcatcttttGAGCTTTTCCCTCATGTATCATGAGTCTTTAGAGGTCTGTCATGCAAGTTGAAAAAATGTTGTTTAATACTTACAATTAACACATTACCTTCCTGTGCCCCaaccacacacacagggaagaccTCACTGTGGAAAAGGCAGTCCTCTACTGCCCACTGTCATAGGAGGGACTCAGGAGAGTAAACACCCACACTGAGAAAAACAAGGAGTTTTCACACACTTTCTTCAACCATACTTCCCTCCAGAtgaggtcacacacacacagcagtgcTGGGGACCTCAGCTGACCCAATAATTCCCTTGAGGTCATAGACCAGGCCCTAGTCCATCCTCATGCAGAGTGGAGCACCTCAGCCTTCAGGAGTGAAGGACTCAAAAATCCTGATGCTCAAGGCTAGATGCACTGGGGCCCCTTAAATATCACTGGGAATCAGCCCCACCCAGACTTTCTGAAGGGAAATCTCTAATCAGGGTACAAAGGTATTTACAAAATGCCTCACTGATGTAATTTACAGCCTGGATGAGCACCACTCAAGAAATCAAGCCCTGCATACTCCCcacttttccagttttattgaggttgAATTGTCTAATGAAAAGGGTATGTGTACATATAACATGCACAATATGATGATATGACATATGCACACTGTGAAGTATTTATCACAATCCAGTAATCAaaatgggcttctgtggtggctaaGTAGCAaacaatttgcctgccagtgcaggagtttCGGGTTCAATCCGCACCTCAAAAAGatctcttagagaaggaaatggcaaccataccagtattcgtgcctgggaaacccatggacagaggagcctggtgggtcacagtccactgggttgcaaaagagttgcacatgacttagcaactcaaaaCACACATCAACTCCCAATTCCCATGTTTCTTTTGTGTGTGGTAAGAACACAAGATTTCCTCTCTCGGCAAATTTAAAGCTACAGTAACAAAGTAGGATTAACTATAGTCAGCAAGCTGCACAGAGCTCCCTAGAACATACTCATTTTACATCTGAAAGTCTCTACCTTTGGACCAAGATCTCCCATATATCTTCACCATGGTCCATTTCCAGATAACCACCATCCTACTGCCTGGTACTACTAAGTGTCTCTTCTtcatattccacatgtaagcTAGCACATACgtgtttttctctgtcttaattcacttagaataatgttcTCTACATTCATCCAAGTTGTTTTAAGTGACAAAAATctacatttttatggctgaataatatgtccttatatgtgtgtgtgtgtgtgtgtgtgtgtacataactTACCTGGAAACTTGGGgtctttaatcaatagaaataatTAACAGACCAGAGGACAAATTCAgacaaggctttattggggctcCTGCTGCAGTAAGAGCAAGAAAAAGTAGGTGCCCTGGCTGTTTTCCAACAGGTGGGAGTGGGAGGTAGGCCAGTCCCCTaaatggggtgagggtaggggggGATTGGTGGGTTAGGCAGAACAGAAGCTGAGGTGAtctgcccctcccctctcctccctttggGGCTGTTGTGGGCAGAGATCACAGGTACAGCCCTGCTTTTGCTTCTGGAACCTCAGAAATAGCAGCTGGTCTGTGGCCTTTTAATTTCTTATCCTTCAGAATTGCCCTGACTGCGCATGTGCGTGATTACAGTTTCTTTGGTCCCTTACAGTGTCTTTGTGTTCTGTTGCCCaaggagacatttgtccaggAGCAAGCCCTGCACTAAAGGGCCTCAGGTCCCAGTCTGTCTCATGCGCTGTGTGCTCAGACACTTCAATCGTGTGCTACtttttgtgacgctatggaccttagcccaccagggtcctctgtccatgggattctccaggcaagaatactggagtggattggcatgccccccttcagggcatcttcccaacccagggatcaaaccttcgtctcatgtctcctgtagtGGCAGGTGGTCCTTTACCAATAGTAATACCTGGGAAGGCTGTCACACACACGTTTTTATAATTGACTTATTTGTCaacagacatttaggttatttctacaACAAATGATTGTTGTGAATAAAGAAATATTGGTTATACAAATGCAGGTATCTCCTTCAAATCACTGATTTTTCACAGGACATTCCTGGTGGTCACAGGAATtccaggttaagaatctgccttgcaacaaAGAGAACTCGTGTTCAATCCTTTGTAAAAGCAGGGCACACCCCTGcttttgcttctgctgctgctgctgctgctaagtcgcttcagtcgtgtccgactctgtgcggcgaccccatagacggcagcccaacaggctcctccatccctgggattctccaggcaagaacactggagtgggttgccatttccttctccaatgcatgaaagtgaaaagtgaaagtgaagttgctcagtcgtgtccgattctgtgcgaccccacggactgcagcctaccaggctcctcagtccatgggattttccaggcaagagtactggagtggggtgccattgccttctccttgcttTTGCTTCTGGAGCCTCAGATATAGCAGCCTCAGAAATAGCATGGGgacataagatcccacatgaggtggagcaactaagcccaggcactgcaaagACAGAGGCTGCGTACTCCAGAGCCCCCATGCCATGATGAAAAGTCCTGTATGATGCGATGAAGATCCCATgatccacaactaagacccactggagtcaaataaataaacaaatattctttaaaaatatactgattctgcttcctttggatatataatCAGAAGTGAGACTGTGAGGCCCTATGCATGTTCTATTTGTAGTATTTGAGGAACCTGTGTACTGTTTTCCATGTActatttacattctcatcaaccaTTCACACGAGTTCCTGTGTAGCTGTATTGTGCAGGTATGTGGCACATGCACATGATTTGGAAAGACATGGAGAGAACCCCACTGCACTGGCAGCAAGAAATAGCAGCTGCATCATCTCCAGAATAAGCCTTTGTACTACAGGTTGCTATGGAGCTGATGGTCCTCAGAGTCTATGAATAATCATTCCCTGTGCCtgtgagctaagttgcttcagtcatgtctgactttgtgaccctatggactgtagtccaccagactcctctgcccacggagtaggttaccatgccctcctcccgactcagggatcgaacctgcatctcttatgtctcctgcattggcaggtgattctttatcactagcaccacctggggagcccaatcTTTCCTTACATCCTGAGATTTAATGGCCCCTCCCTAACGAAATCCCTCAAAGTTTAGCATCATTTTCCTTCTAGGTTGAAAGACCCTTATGAAATTTCATCTGGTTCAACACACAATCCACACATGCAGTAAAATTCTACCCATCGTGCTATGCAATCCTCAGAAAGATTCCAAGGTTTAACAACTCATGCATTTAAGATGGAATAATATATATGAAGGCCCAAGAGTAAATCGGTTTCAAGACAGCTTCTTATCAGTCACAGTGACCTCAGCCAGCCCCAAAACTGTCATCTCCAAACTCTAATAATAAAAAGCATATGTGTACACTGATGTACATGCCCCAGTGAGATTTCAACATCTAACAAAGATAAACACCAagatctctttttttcccttccaaatgCATTGGAAACCTTCttaagttcagtctctcagtcgtgacagcagttttctatatattttgtaTCTAGCAAGTTTACTCtgttcattgatgagttctagtagtcATCTGTTGGCATCGTCTTGATTTTCTGTGTGTAGCAtcatagtgacagttttacttctttcttatttttttttaacttgaattccttttatttgttttacgtttctgattgttgtggctaggacttccaaaaataTGTTCAATAAAATTGGCAATAGTGAACATTCTTGTCTTATTCATGTTGttaaggggaatgctttcagtttttccctgttgagtatgatgttaactgtATGTTGGACATATACAGTCttaattatgttgaggtagggtCCATCTGTGCTGACTttctgaagggtttttttttttttttatcattaatggCACTTGAATTTTGTCAGAACCTTTTCTGCATCCAATGATCATCATATGGTTTTTAGTCTTCaactgttaatgtggtgtatcatagTGATTAACTTGTGGATATTGAGAAATCTTGCATCCCtgcaataaatcccacttgaacaTGGTATGATCCTTTTATGTATTagtaactgtttgaatctgctcttttgaactcagggaaggtctaggagAATAAAGCCTTTTTCTACAAAAAGGAGTTGGATGCCTCAGAAAGGCTTTTGTAAGTGGGAGGGTCTTCCAGAGTCAGTTTCAATCCCTCCTTTTCTCTGATACTCCTTGATCTTGAGATGAACATGtgtggaagaagaaatgaaataaatgtccAATAGAGAGATTAATCATACTTGACAGAGGAACCCAGGTTTAGATAGCCTTTTCCTGgattttccttctgatttctgCTAATAAGATTCTTACACAATATCCTGGAATATTATGtatgtttttcttgaatataaGCATGCCATTGTAACATACAAAATTCACAGTTGGATACATTACATTGTAAATAGTATAACAGGTATTATCCTGCTTTCTCCATATATCACAGtcacttttaaaatctctcttgTTTCTGTCCCATACCCATAGTATAATGCCCATAAACTTGCTGAaccagttcttttcttttaaggtCAGTATATTAGTTTGTGCTCTCAGTTATTTTCACAAAGACATGCAGTCACAAGCTGATATCTGACATAAACCTGTGTACCCTATGCTCCACACAGGCCCTTTCTTAGTCCTGACCATTCCTCCCATAGTACTTTGATATGGATAGAAACATTATTCTTACCTACCACATCCCTCCACCTTCTACATACTCTCACTGTAAAGATAATGTCTGGTCATTTATTGAACAAGTTTCTCAGGACATGACCTAAATCACTCTGTGCATCCCTGATGACTCACAACCCATTTTGAGATGGGAAATAGTTAAACAGACTACTTCTGTCTTGTATCTTCCTTGATATTTTCTAagttccttgtattttttttttaatattttctaacgTATTCATTCAGTGGGTGGTCATGTTTACAAATAAGTTTTCTCAGTCTGTAGGTTCAGATTCACATTCTGGTTCTCTTACCACTTTGTGGGCCAATTGggtgtgtctcctgctctgaTTAGAGAAAAACATGTTAATTTACCTCAAGCCTTTTAAAGCAAATTAGTGCTGTCAGTTGGCTTACAGTAgtgcatgttttatttattttttattttttagagcacaatttttaaaacgtaacactgtttatttaacttcaaaaacatttcaacattctaaacatacaaaaaaaataacagaacattGCAGATCGTGTTTAGTACAGAAGGTTCTTGAATTTTCACTGGTGCAGTGGCTCTTGGCCTTGCTGACAATGAACAGTTCtacagtttgtttaaaaaaaaaaaaaaaaaaaaaaaaacagtttaaaactaCCGCACTTCAACTAAAAAGGATCCAAAACACTTCTCATGCCTGCtgaccccacccaccacccccgccACAGCTAAGAATGGCAGCGGGATGCTATGTCGCTGTATACAAAAACAATACAACGTGAAGCGAAATGGATGCCCACTGCAGTGTCCACAGGTCCAGCCCCACAGTGCACGCTCTGAGCTACAGCCCCTCCGGAAGGCATGGCCCCCACAGCCTCCACACCAAGCAAGGAGCATCAAGAGTGTGTCTCggttgctttgttctttttacaAACTATAGATATGTACAGTTGAAAACTTGGGATTTCTAGCCAATGACCATAGAATTAACACACCaccttacaaattaaaaaaaaaaaaaatccagaaacatCTTTAAATGCCTGTCACACCAACAGCAAAGTGCACAGAGTGAGGAGAACACGAGagccttttcattttaaaaatgtttgaaatatgtACAACTTTGATACAGTTTCCAGGTGCTCCAGACACCCATGGCCACTTAATGTAAACCACTGACAATTGCTAGAGCACTTTGAGAGACTAAGATATGATCATGATCCAATTAAACCTAATAAGGGCAACAGACACATCTTGGGTAAGAGGTGTGTCAATCAAGGCGCTCCCTACTCTAAGGTATTCACAAGGAGACAgatcaacagttttttttttattcatcctcctcctcctcatcctcttCATCTTCCTCTTCCACCTTTTTCCGGGCAACTTTAGCAGCACCCTTGGCGCCATCAAACTTCCCTTTAGACTTACAGTCTGCGACATCCTTCTCATACTTCTCCTTCAGCTTCGCTGCCTTGTTGATATCTGGCTGCTTCTCACTGTCACTTAAGTTATTCCACATCTCACCCAGCTTCTTTGCCACATCTCCACTAGAGATACCAGGGTTAGCAGATTTGATCTTGGAGCGGAATTCAGAGCAGAATAGGAAAAATCCAGACGGTGGTCTCTTGGGGGCATTAGGGTCCTTCTTCTTCTTGCCTCCCTTAGCTGGTCCGTAATCCTTCATTTCCCAATCATAGCGCACTTTATCCGCCTTTGCCATTTCATTGAACTTCGACTTATCTTTCCCGGACATAGTCTTCCACCTCTCAGAGCATttcttggaaaattcagcaaaattGACAGGGACCTCTGGGTTTTTCTTCTTATGTTCCTTTCTGCACATCTGCACAAAGAAGGCATAAGCAGACATCTTGCCCTTTGGTTTCTTGGGATCACCTTTAGCCGTCTTGACTGTATTGTTCGCTAGTCTGGGCAGTAGTGCATGTTTTATAGTAAATACTCAAAatttacttttgtttaaaaaaggtaATATCTATATTCTGTCATGTTCTTTATGATATGACTTTATCTACATTATatcttttgaaggataattgctttacagaattttgttttctgtcaaacctcaactaTGTTATATCTTGTATGCTTTTCACTTGCAACATTTTTCAGCAATATTGTATCTCCCTAgtcaataaatacacaaataactcgctttttatttattatattttggtgCCATTAAACCAGGTAATTAGAACAGTGCATGGCTAGCGATtagccttccttggtggctcagtggtaaagaattc
This genomic interval carries:
- the LOC129631284 gene encoding high mobility group protein B3-like, which produces MSAYAFFVQMCRKEHKKKNPEVPVNFAEFSKKCSERWKTMSGKDKSKFNEMAKADKVRYDWEMKDYGPAKGGKKKKDPNAPKRPPSGFFLFCSEFRSKIKSANPGISSGDVAKKLGEMWNNLSDSEKQPDINKAAKLKEKYEKDVADCKSKGKFDGAKGAAKVARKKVEEEDEEDEEEEDE